A stretch of Paenibacillus sp. URB8-2 DNA encodes these proteins:
- a CDS encoding Acb2/Tad1 domain-containing protein: MAHMANPQIENNFSYHAPKEGQPEKYETIRSKAKELAYLIDQECPKSREASVAMTKLEEAVFWANASVARN, encoded by the coding sequence ATGGCACATATGGCAAATCCGCAAATCGAGAACAATTTCAGTTACCATGCCCCGAAGGAAGGCCAGCCGGAAAAGTACGAAACGATCCGCAGTAAGGCGAAGGAACTGGCGTATTTGATCGATCAGGAGTGTCCGAAGAGCCGCGAGGCCTCAGTGGCCATGACAAAGCTGGAAGAGGCTGTGTTCTGGGCTAATGCTTCTGTAGCGAGGAATTAG